The following proteins are co-located in the Tiliqua scincoides isolate rTilSci1 chromosome 8, rTilSci1.hap2, whole genome shotgun sequence genome:
- the HOMER3 gene encoding homer protein homolog 3 isoform X2 — protein MGEQPIFSTRAHIFQIDPATKRNWIPASKHALTVSYFYDATRNVYRIISVGGTKAIINSTITPNMTFTKTSQKFGQWADSRANTVYGLGFASEQHLSQFAEKFQEVKEAARLAREKSQDKTELTSPALSLTSPQILPSPVISSNGPGDDKLFRSQSADMEMTTERERIKKMLSEGSVCEVQWEAEFFTLQDNNNKLVAALQEANTNVEQWKKQLAAYQEETETLRIRVAELEAQRGHVSSSEGKEEANPALEELEQLVKAKDEELQQLKNQKGRPWETDAESEETLQKMQELERRNTELERRLRLAEQTLSETLSEREKMFHEVTKVAEIMDMKIFELSELRQDLAKLVESN, from the exons ggAACAGCCGATCTTCAGCACCAGGGCCCATATCTTCCAGATCGATCCAGCCACCAAGAGGAACTGGATCCCTGCTAGCAAGCACGCATTGACGGTCTCCTACTTCTATGATGCCACCCGCAATGTCTACCGTATTATCAGCGTGGGAGGTACCAAG GCCATCATCAACAGCACCATCACCCCCAACATGACCTTCACAAAGACTTCGCAGAAGTTCGGCCAGTGGGCCGACAGCAGAGCCAACACTGTGTATGGGCTGGGCTTTGCCTCTGAACAGCATCTCTCTCAG TTTGCAGAGAAATTTCAAGAGGTGAAGGAGGCTGCCCGCCTGGCAAGGGAGAAATCTCAGGATAAGACAGAGCTGACCAGTCCTGCACTAAGTTTGACTTCCCCCCAG aTCCTCCCCAGTCCCGTCATCAGTTCCAACGGTCCTGGAGATGACAAACTGTTCCGGAGTCAGAGTGCCGACATGGAGATGACCACAGAAAGGGAAAGGATAAAGAAGATGCTTTCAGAAGG GTCAGTGTGTGAAGTCCAGTGGGAGGCAGAGTTTTTCACTCTGCAAGACAACAATAACAAGCTGGTGGCAGCCCTCCAAGAAGCCAACACCAACGTAGAGCAGTGGAAGAAGCAGCTGGCGGCTTATCAGGAGGAGACGGAGACACTGAGGATACGA GTAGCAGAACTGGAAGCCCAGAGAGGCCATGTTTCCTCAAGCGAGGGCAAGGAAGAGGCTAATCCAGCCTTGGAAGAGTTGGAGCAGCTGGTGAAAGCCAAAGATGAG GAGCTTCAGCAATTGAAGAACCAGAAAGGGAGACCCTGGGAAACGGATGCGGAGAGTGAGGAGACCCTTCAGAAGATGCAG GAACTGGAGAGACGGAACACCGAATTGGAGAGGCGCCTGCGTCTGGCTGAGCAGACACTGTCGGAGACACTTTCCGAGAGGGAGAAGATGTTCCATGAGGTGACCAAGGTGGCAGAAATCATGGACATGAAGATCTTTGAGCTGAGTGAGCTCCGGCAGGACTTGGCCAAGCTGGTGGAGAGCAACTGA
- the HOMER3 gene encoding homer protein homolog 3 isoform X1, giving the protein MEQSWPGKEERFLSERKGEQRTPQRTPTGEQPIFSTRAHIFQIDPATKRNWIPASKHALTVSYFYDATRNVYRIISVGGTKAIINSTITPNMTFTKTSQKFGQWADSRANTVYGLGFASEQHLSQFAEKFQEVKEAARLAREKSQDKTELTSPALSLTSPQILPSPVISSNGPGDDKLFRSQSADMEMTTERERIKKMLSEGSVCEVQWEAEFFTLQDNNNKLVAALQEANTNVEQWKKQLAAYQEETETLRIRVAELEAQRGHVSSSEGKEEANPALEELEQLVKAKDEELQQLKNQKGRPWETDAESEETLQKMQELERRNTELERRLRLAEQTLSETLSEREKMFHEVTKVAEIMDMKIFELSELRQDLAKLVESN; this is encoded by the exons ggAACAGCCGATCTTCAGCACCAGGGCCCATATCTTCCAGATCGATCCAGCCACCAAGAGGAACTGGATCCCTGCTAGCAAGCACGCATTGACGGTCTCCTACTTCTATGATGCCACCCGCAATGTCTACCGTATTATCAGCGTGGGAGGTACCAAG GCCATCATCAACAGCACCATCACCCCCAACATGACCTTCACAAAGACTTCGCAGAAGTTCGGCCAGTGGGCCGACAGCAGAGCCAACACTGTGTATGGGCTGGGCTTTGCCTCTGAACAGCATCTCTCTCAG TTTGCAGAGAAATTTCAAGAGGTGAAGGAGGCTGCCCGCCTGGCAAGGGAGAAATCTCAGGATAAGACAGAGCTGACCAGTCCTGCACTAAGTTTGACTTCCCCCCAG aTCCTCCCCAGTCCCGTCATCAGTTCCAACGGTCCTGGAGATGACAAACTGTTCCGGAGTCAGAGTGCCGACATGGAGATGACCACAGAAAGGGAAAGGATAAAGAAGATGCTTTCAGAAGG GTCAGTGTGTGAAGTCCAGTGGGAGGCAGAGTTTTTCACTCTGCAAGACAACAATAACAAGCTGGTGGCAGCCCTCCAAGAAGCCAACACCAACGTAGAGCAGTGGAAGAAGCAGCTGGCGGCTTATCAGGAGGAGACGGAGACACTGAGGATACGA GTAGCAGAACTGGAAGCCCAGAGAGGCCATGTTTCCTCAAGCGAGGGCAAGGAAGAGGCTAATCCAGCCTTGGAAGAGTTGGAGCAGCTGGTGAAAGCCAAAGATGAG GAGCTTCAGCAATTGAAGAACCAGAAAGGGAGACCCTGGGAAACGGATGCGGAGAGTGAGGAGACCCTTCAGAAGATGCAG GAACTGGAGAGACGGAACACCGAATTGGAGAGGCGCCTGCGTCTGGCTGAGCAGACACTGTCGGAGACACTTTCCGAGAGGGAGAAGATGTTCCATGAGGTGACCAAGGTGGCAGAAATCATGGACATGAAGATCTTTGAGCTGAGTGAGCTCCGGCAGGACTTGGCCAAGCTGGTGGAGAGCAACTGA